Proteins encoded within one genomic window of Flavobacterium gilvum:
- a CDS encoding AAA family ATPase, translating into MQKEIIVIIGGPGTGKSSIIKGLETKGYCCYPEISREVILEAQKRGIEQLFLEDPLLFSQMLLDGRINQFKNAEKEPHKLVFIDRGIPDVVAYLDFIGDDSPEHFDNACRENVYDKIFILPPWEDIYESDSERYENFEQSKTIYKHLKQTYTNYGYNLIEVPKDSVDNRILYILDKI; encoded by the coding sequence GTGCAGAAAGAAATTATTGTCATCATTGGCGGGCCGGGTACAGGGAAAAGTTCTATCATAAAAGGGTTAGAGACAAAAGGCTATTGCTGTTATCCCGAAATTTCGCGTGAAGTTATACTTGAGGCTCAAAAAAGAGGTATCGAACAATTGTTCCTTGAAGATCCTTTATTGTTCAGCCAAATGTTGCTTGATGGTAGAATAAACCAATTTAAGAATGCTGAAAAAGAGCCTCACAAATTGGTTTTTATTGACCGTGGCATTCCGGATGTCGTTGCTTATCTGGACTTTATTGGTGATGATTCTCCTGAACATTTTGACAATGCCTGCCGTGAAAATGTGTATGACAAAATTTTCATTCTTCCGCCTTGGGAGGACATTTACGAAAGCGACAGCGAGCGTTATGAAAATTTTGAACAGTCAAAAACTATTTACAAACATCTCAAGCAAACCTACACCAATTATGGCTATAATTTAATTGAAGTGCCAAAAGATAGTGTAGATAACAGAATTCTTTATATATTAGATAAAATTTAG
- a CDS encoding RecQ family ATP-dependent DNA helicase: MSEALAILQKYWQHYSFRSLQKEIIDSVLSGEDTFALMPTGGGKSICFQVPAMMNEGICLVISPLVALMKDQVANLQNRGIKAIALTGGIRSEEMIDLLDNCQFGNYKFLYLSPERLQSDWILERIKNLPINLITIDEAHCVSQWGHDFRPAYLKISALKTYFPKVPFLALTATATPRVKEDIIKELGMHNPQQFEKSFARKNIAYMVFEVEDKLFRIQQILKKNPQPSIIYVRNRKSCLDLSTQLKSLGFNATFYHGGLSSREKEQNMQLWMEEKAQVIVATNAFGMGIDKPNVKTVIHIQLPENIENYYQEAGRAGRNGDKAYAILLTSPSDVIQTENQFINVLPDKAFLNTMYVKLCNYFQIAYGEGINEEFTFNLHHFCLKYGFPDLKTFNAIRFLDGQGVLTLSQEFSEKITLQFLIPSKEVIRYTSLNPNDEEIILTILRTYPGIYDMQTAFNLTMIAKKSHHSESEILAVLHKLKEKDIIEYHSKNNDATLIFNEIREDERTINKVSKYLARQNELKKDQLQSVLNYIKEKKNCKSKMILDYFGEKAETDCGICSYCITQNKPKKDHNVLSKKIMDLLKNEDLNSREIQDKTKSTADDVIFVLQQLLEDELLIIQKNNKYTLKT, encoded by the coding sequence ATGTCTGAAGCATTAGCAATTCTTCAAAAGTATTGGCAACATTACTCCTTCAGATCACTACAAAAAGAAATAATCGATTCGGTTTTGAGTGGTGAAGACACCTTTGCCTTAATGCCAACAGGCGGAGGAAAATCCATTTGTTTCCAAGTTCCAGCCATGATGAACGAGGGAATCTGCTTGGTGATTTCGCCACTGGTTGCCTTAATGAAAGACCAAGTTGCCAATTTACAAAACCGTGGCATCAAAGCTATTGCATTAACCGGCGGTATACGATCTGAAGAGATGATTGACTTGTTGGACAATTGTCAATTTGGAAATTATAAATTTTTGTATCTGTCTCCTGAACGTCTGCAATCGGATTGGATTTTGGAACGAATAAAAAATCTCCCAATAAACTTAATAACTATAGACGAAGCGCATTGTGTTTCGCAATGGGGACATGATTTTCGTCCGGCTTATTTGAAGATTTCGGCTCTGAAAACCTATTTCCCGAAGGTTCCCTTTTTGGCCTTGACGGCTACTGCCACTCCAAGGGTAAAAGAGGATATTATCAAAGAACTTGGTATGCACAATCCGCAACAGTTTGAAAAATCTTTTGCCCGAAAGAATATTGCCTATATGGTTTTTGAAGTGGAAGACAAACTTTTTAGGATACAACAAATTCTTAAAAAAAATCCACAGCCTTCGATTATCTATGTTCGAAACAGAAAATCGTGTCTGGATCTATCGACCCAATTGAAAAGCTTGGGATTTAATGCCACTTTTTATCATGGCGGACTTAGCTCACGAGAAAAAGAGCAAAATATGCAGCTCTGGATGGAGGAAAAAGCACAGGTTATTGTTGCCACAAATGCTTTTGGGATGGGAATTGACAAACCCAATGTAAAAACAGTTATCCACATTCAATTACCCGAAAACATAGAGAATTATTATCAGGAAGCAGGACGTGCGGGAAGAAACGGTGATAAGGCATATGCCATTTTGCTGACTAGCCCATCTGATGTAATTCAAACCGAAAATCAATTCATAAACGTTTTGCCAGACAAAGCTTTTTTGAATACGATGTATGTAAAACTCTGCAATTATTTTCAGATAGCTTACGGCGAAGGAATAAACGAGGAATTCACTTTTAACCTGCATCATTTTTGTTTGAAATATGGATTTCCTGACCTTAAAACTTTCAATGCTATTCGGTTTTTGGACGGGCAGGGCGTTTTGACTTTGTCTCAGGAATTTTCAGAAAAAATTACACTTCAGTTTTTAATTCCATCCAAAGAAGTCATTCGATATACAAGTCTAAATCCCAACGACGAAGAAATTATTCTGACCATTCTTAGAACCTATCCCGGAATTTACGACATGCAGACTGCTTTCAATTTAACAATGATTGCAAAAAAATCTCATCACTCTGAGTCCGAAATCCTGGCGGTATTACATAAACTGAAAGAAAAAGACATTATAGAATATCATTCCAAAAACAATGACGCGACTTTAATTTTTAATGAAATTCGGGAAGACGAAAGGACTATAAATAAAGTTTCTAAATATCTCGCAAGGCAAAATGAACTCAAAAAAGATCAATTGCAATCGGTTCTTAATTATATAAAGGAAAAAAAAAACTGCAAAAGCAAAATGATTTTAGATTATTTTGGAGAAAAAGCAGAAACCGATTGTGGCATTTGTTCTTATTGCATAACCCAAAACAAACCTAAAAAAGATCATAATGTTCTTTCTAAAAAAATCATGGATTTGCTAAAAAATGAAGATTTAAATTCAAGAGAAATCCAAGACAAGACAAAAAGTACCGCCGACGATGTTATCTTTGTACTGCAACAATTATTGGAAGATGAACTTTTAATAATTCAGAAAAACAATAAATACACTTTAAAAACCTAA
- the fmt gene encoding methionyl-tRNA formyltransferase: MEKLRIVFMGTPEFAVGILDTIIKNNYEVAGVITAADKPAGRGQKLKYSAVKEYALENNLKLLQPTNLKDESFLEELKSLNANLQIVVAFRMLPKVVWEMPSLGTFNLHASLLPNYRGAAPINWAIINGETKTGVTTFFIDDKIDTGAMILSAETDIEPNENAGQLHDRLMLLGCDTVIDTLKTIESGNVTTSIQSDPLDIKTAYKLNKENCKIDWSKSITEIHNLIRGLSPYPAAWCFFSDKDEELNIKIYEAKAILEKHTYPTGSLFCTKKEIKIAVTEGYIQILSLQFPGKKKMTAAEISNGATFSEKAKVY, translated from the coding sequence ATGGAAAAATTACGAATTGTATTTATGGGAACTCCTGAATTTGCCGTTGGCATTCTGGATACCATAATCAAAAACAACTATGAAGTAGCAGGTGTAATTACCGCCGCTGACAAACCGGCCGGCCGAGGTCAGAAACTGAAATATTCAGCAGTTAAGGAATATGCTTTAGAAAATAATTTAAAACTATTGCAACCTACAAATTTAAAAGATGAGAGTTTTCTCGAAGAATTAAAATCATTAAATGCTAATCTTCAAATCGTGGTTGCTTTTAGAATGTTACCAAAAGTAGTTTGGGAAATGCCTTCATTGGGAACATTCAATCTTCACGCTTCGCTTCTTCCTAATTATAGAGGAGCAGCTCCCATTAACTGGGCAATCATCAACGGAGAAACAAAAACAGGTGTAACCACTTTTTTTATCGATGACAAAATAGATACAGGAGCAATGATTTTGAGCGCTGAAACCGACATAGAACCAAATGAAAATGCCGGGCAATTACACGACAGGTTAATGCTCTTAGGGTGTGATACGGTAATAGACACTTTGAAAACGATTGAAAGCGGAAATGTAACAACATCCATCCAAAGTGACCCTTTGGATATCAAAACTGCATATAAACTGAACAAGGAAAATTGCAAAATTGATTGGTCAAAATCAATTACTGAAATTCACAATTTGATTCGGGGACTGAGCCCTTACCCTGCTGCTTGGTGTTTTTTTAGTGATAAAGACGAAGAATTAAACATAAAAATCTATGAAGCAAAGGCTATTTTAGAAAAACACACCTATCCAACAGGAAGTTTATTTTGTACCAAAAAAGAAATAAAAATTGCAGTTACCGAAGGTTACATTCAAATACTGTCTCTTCAATTTCCGGGGAAAAAGAAAATGACTGCTGCAGAAATATCAAATGGCGCTACTTTTTCGGAGAAAGCGAAGGTTTATTAA
- a CDS encoding HU family DNA-binding protein, with translation MNKSELIDAIAADAGITKAAAKLALESFLGNVGGTLKKGGKVSLVGFGSWSVSSRAARDGRNPQTGKTIKIAAKNVVKFKAGADLEGAVN, from the coding sequence ATGAACAAATCAGAATTAATCGACGCTATCGCTGCTGATGCAGGAATTACAAAAGCAGCTGCAAAATTGGCATTGGAATCATTTTTAGGAAATGTAGGCGGAACTTTGAAAAAAGGAGGTAAAGTATCTTTAGTAGGATTCGGTTCATGGTCAGTTTCATCTAGAGCTGCAAGAGACGGAAGAAATCCTCAAACTGGAAAAACTATTAAAATCGCTGCAAAAAATGTTGTAAAATTCAAAGCTGGAGCAGATTTAGAAGGAGCAGTAAACTAA
- a CDS encoding YqgE/AlgH family protein produces MISEKLKKGYLLIAEPSIIGDLSFNRSVILLADHNEDGSVGFIMNKPLKYTINDLIPEINANFKIFNGGPVEQDNLYFIHNIPDLIPNSIEISSGIYWGGDFESTKDLINRGKIKKENIRFFLGYTGWEEHQLEKEMEANSWIITKNNYENKIIGRPTAHFWKEQIIELGGEYLIWSNAPENPYLN; encoded by the coding sequence ATGATTTCAGAAAAATTAAAAAAAGGATATTTACTTATAGCCGAACCATCCATAATTGGAGACTTATCGTTTAATCGATCCGTAATTCTTTTGGCCGATCATAACGAAGATGGCTCGGTAGGCTTTATCATGAACAAACCATTGAAATATACCATCAATGATTTGATTCCTGAAATAAATGCCAATTTCAAAATCTTTAATGGTGGCCCCGTAGAACAGGACAACCTTTATTTTATTCACAACATCCCCGATTTAATTCCCAACAGTATCGAAATATCGAGTGGCATTTATTGGGGTGGCGATTTTGAATCCACCAAAGACCTTATCAATAGAGGGAAAATCAAGAAAGAAAACATTCGTTTCTTTTTAGGATATACCGGATGGGAAGAACACCAACTTGAAAAAGAAATGGAAGCCAATTCGTGGATTATCACCAAAAACAATTATGAGAATAAAATCATTGGGAGACCAACGGCTCATTTCTGGAAAGAACAAATCATAGAATTGGGAGGCGAATACCTTATCTGGTCCAACGCCCCCGAAAACCCCTATTTAAACTAA
- a CDS encoding aminotransferase class IV, giving the protein MVNFNGTLVSEDTNMLVQNRGFLYGDAVFETVKIVNGKILFFEDHYFRLMSSMRVIRMEIPMDFTMEYLEDQILDLVKKDGLESSSRARITVYRNDGGYYLPQNNTVSFLIQASQLEKDVYILNEAEYEVDLFKDFYITKQLLSSIKTTNRLINVTGSVYAHENGLDNCILLNDSKNVVEALQANIFMLTGNQLITPPVSEGCLNGVMRKQILALAKKIDGIEVVEAIISPFDLQKADELFLTNVIKGVQPITKYRKKEFSIEVSKTLVAKLNESLNLV; this is encoded by the coding sequence ATGGTAAATTTTAATGGTACATTGGTGTCTGAAGATACAAATATGTTGGTTCAGAATCGAGGGTTTTTGTATGGAGACGCAGTTTTTGAAACTGTGAAAATTGTAAACGGGAAAATCTTGTTTTTTGAAGATCATTATTTTAGGTTGATGTCTTCGATGCGTGTCATCCGAATGGAAATTCCAATGGATTTTACGATGGAATACTTGGAAGATCAAATTCTTGATTTGGTTAAAAAAGATGGATTAGAATCGTCTTCAAGAGCTCGAATTACAGTTTATAGAAATGACGGAGGATATTATTTACCACAAAATAATACTGTTTCTTTTTTGATACAGGCTAGTCAGCTTGAAAAAGATGTTTATATTCTTAATGAAGCTGAATATGAAGTCGATTTGTTTAAGGATTTTTATATCACAAAGCAATTGTTGTCCTCGATAAAAACGACAAACCGTTTAATAAATGTAACGGGAAGTGTTTATGCTCACGAGAATGGTCTGGATAATTGTATTTTATTAAATGACAGTAAAAATGTTGTCGAAGCATTGCAAGCTAATATTTTTATGCTGACAGGGAATCAATTAATTACTCCTCCTGTTTCCGAAGGTTGTTTGAATGGTGTCATGAGAAAACAAATTTTAGCTTTGGCTAAAAAAATAGATGGCATTGAAGTGGTTGAAGCTATTATTTCTCCTTTTGATCTTCAAAAAGCAGATGAATTGTTTCTGACAAATGTTATTAAAGGTGTGCAACCGATTACAAAGTACAGGAAAAAAGAATTCTCGATTGAGGTTTCCAAAACTTTGGTTGCAAAATTGAATGAGTCTTTGAATTTAGTTTAA
- a CDS encoding START-like domain-containing protein, translating into MDLKVRYEIEFPINSSPQLLYQYISTPSGLSEWFADNVNSRGEFFTFIWNDSQERARLASKKSGEKVKFRWVDENNKDTEYFFELNILEDELTKDVSLMVVDFARKDEIEEATQLWENQISDLKHVIGSV; encoded by the coding sequence ATGGATTTAAAAGTGCGTTACGAAATAGAATTCCCTATAAATTCCTCTCCCCAATTATTGTACCAATATATTTCGACTCCTTCAGGTTTGTCGGAGTGGTTTGCTGACAATGTAAATTCGCGAGGTGAATTTTTTACTTTTATTTGGAATGATTCGCAGGAGAGAGCTAGGCTGGCTTCTAAAAAATCGGGTGAGAAAGTAAAGTTCAGATGGGTTGATGAGAATAATAAGGATACTGAGTATTTTTTTGAATTGAATATCTTAGAAGATGAATTGACTAAAGACGTTTCTTTGATGGTGGTAGATTTTGCCCGAAAAGATGAAATTGAAGAAGCAACTCAGTTGTGGGAAAACCAAATTTCGGATTTGAAACATGTTATCGGTTCTGTATAG
- a CDS encoding DUF4372 domain-containing protein: MFSTKSVCIQLISLIDDSTIKDVVKQDDWSRYVKRFKNQNCWSSMVFLRLGKV; the protein is encoded by the coding sequence ATATTTTCGACTAAATCTGTTTGCATACAGCTAATTTCTTTAATTGATGATTCGACGATAAAAGACGTTGTAAAGCAGGATGATTGGAGTAGATATGTTAAGCGATTTAAAAATCAAAACTGCTGGTCTAGCATGGTTTTTTTGCGACTTGGTAAAGTGTAG
- a CDS encoding glycoside hydrolase family 2 TIM barrel-domain containing protein, producing the protein MKTELTSLLYHYISAYSREKSLIRLSLFLIFSFFSVTVFAQGNRSIQTLNAGWKFHKSNTSELQAVLREKEDWEQVNLPHCFNAEDGEDEKYGYYRGGAWYFKEISIDSSYQNQRVFMYFEAANQVCELFVNGVSAGKHIGGYTSFCFEITSLLKLGAKNVITVRVDNSHNENIPPLDADFSFMGGLYRDVYLITTNNVHFDLLNNGSNGVFIETPTVTEQTATVRLRATIKNDGKAKQKILQYTRITDAGGKMITTKSTAVTILPGQIYQTEQNGFSIPNPHLWSPDSPYLYTVTTEIRDSKGHLIDQISNPLGLRWYTFDANKGFILNGKPLKLIGVNRHQYYSHQGFALSNEQHVHDIELLKQMGGNCLRIAHYPHDPAILEACDRLGIIATEEIPIVNYINENSNDFRSNCLNMAVELVRRDYNHPSVFVWAYMNEMLNNNKPKKPENLRRLNKLAISIDSILHKEDKNRFTMIPNAEWFEGYRDAGLIDLPQICGWNIYEGWYGEKLSDFEQFMDTFHKKYPNKPVMITEYGAGADPRVRSFAPERFDFSMEYQNAYHEHYLKAIMERPYIAGAFAWAFVDFFAEPRVDATPHVNNKGLITLDRELKDSYFLYQAYLQKSPMVSIASKGWEQREGSAASMEEDFCKQPVTIYSNQQEIELFLQGKSLGKKTVVDNKAVFEVPFANGSNLLEAVCKIGSNVIKDVATIQFRLWDFPLNKHPESFPSIHVNAGSNYSYYDKKNHCTWMVDQPYSRGSWGYTSGKRYRAGSRPASQREISCTADEPLYQTQQIDPGSYRFDVPDGTYEVSLYFAELLSEAQMQKSLYNLTADATVDKAVKRIFNVDINGYPFLRNLNLKEQYGEAVAVPFKYIIDIRDSEGIEIKFSALAGVPVINALSVVRIK; encoded by the coding sequence ATGAAAACAGAATTAACAAGTCTTCTCTACCATTACATATCAGCATATTCCCGAGAGAAATCTTTAATTAGACTATCCTTATTCCTAATATTCAGTTTTTTTTCTGTAACCGTTTTTGCTCAAGGCAACCGGTCAATACAAACGCTAAACGCCGGATGGAAATTTCATAAAAGTAATACCTCAGAACTGCAGGCTGTACTTCGTGAAAAGGAAGATTGGGAACAAGTAAATCTTCCACACTGTTTTAATGCCGAAGATGGTGAAGATGAAAAATATGGTTATTACAGAGGCGGTGCTTGGTATTTTAAAGAAATTTCTATTGACTCTTCTTACCAAAACCAGCGAGTATTCATGTATTTTGAAGCAGCCAATCAGGTTTGTGAATTATTTGTAAATGGTGTTTCAGCTGGAAAACATATAGGCGGATACACTTCATTTTGTTTCGAAATTACTTCACTTCTAAAATTAGGTGCAAAAAATGTCATAACTGTGCGGGTAGATAATAGTCATAATGAGAATATTCCTCCTTTAGATGCTGATTTCTCATTTATGGGAGGCCTCTACCGGGATGTTTACCTGATTACAACTAATAACGTTCATTTCGACTTGCTCAATAATGGCTCTAATGGAGTTTTCATCGAAACACCGACAGTGACAGAACAAACCGCAACAGTGCGGCTTCGTGCTACAATAAAAAACGACGGAAAAGCCAAACAAAAAATACTCCAGTATACCCGCATTACTGATGCTGGCGGCAAAATGATAACGACAAAATCGACTGCAGTTACAATTTTACCAGGTCAAATATATCAGACTGAGCAAAATGGATTTTCGATTCCTAATCCCCATTTATGGAGCCCCGATTCGCCTTATTTGTATACTGTCACGACAGAAATTAGGGATTCGAAAGGACATCTTATTGACCAGATTTCCAATCCACTTGGCTTACGCTGGTATACATTTGATGCGAACAAGGGATTTATCCTGAACGGGAAGCCACTGAAATTAATTGGTGTAAACCGTCATCAATATTATTCACACCAGGGCTTCGCTTTGAGCAACGAACAACATGTTCATGATATTGAACTACTGAAACAAATGGGAGGCAATTGTTTACGGATAGCCCATTACCCGCATGACCCTGCGATACTGGAAGCATGCGACCGTTTAGGTATCATTGCAACAGAGGAAATTCCCATTGTCAATTACATCAATGAAAACAGTAATGATTTCCGTTCTAACTGCTTGAACATGGCCGTAGAGTTGGTACGCAGGGACTACAATCATCCCAGCGTATTTGTTTGGGCCTACATGAACGAAATGCTGAACAATAACAAACCGAAGAAGCCTGAAAATTTGAGACGTTTAAACAAATTGGCTATTTCAATTGACAGTATACTTCACAAAGAAGACAAAAACCGTTTTACGATGATTCCGAATGCTGAATGGTTCGAAGGATATCGTGATGCTGGCCTGATTGATTTACCTCAAATTTGTGGATGGAATATTTATGAAGGCTGGTATGGGGAAAAGCTCAGTGACTTTGAACAATTCATGGATACATTTCATAAAAAATACCCAAATAAGCCGGTAATGATAACAGAATATGGTGCAGGCGCCGACCCCCGGGTACGCAGCTTCGCACCTGAGCGATTCGACTTCTCAATGGAGTATCAGAATGCCTATCACGAGCATTATCTCAAAGCTATAATGGAGCGGCCATATATTGCTGGTGCGTTTGCATGGGCATTTGTCGATTTTTTTGCGGAACCGAGAGTGGATGCCACACCACATGTAAATAATAAAGGCCTAATAACCTTAGACCGTGAGCTCAAAGATTCTTACTTTTTATACCAAGCTTATTTACAAAAATCTCCTATGGTATCGATTGCTTCCAAGGGCTGGGAGCAAAGGGAGGGCAGTGCTGCCAGCATGGAAGAAGATTTCTGTAAACAGCCTGTAACCATCTATTCGAATCAACAGGAAATTGAGTTGTTTCTCCAAGGAAAGTCATTAGGTAAAAAAACAGTTGTTGATAATAAAGCTGTTTTTGAAGTGCCTTTTGCGAATGGTAGCAACCTCCTTGAGGCGGTTTGTAAAATCGGTAGCAATGTGATAAAAGATGTAGCAACCATTCAATTTAGACTTTGGGATTTTCCGTTGAACAAACATCCGGAATCGTTTCCTTCCATACATGTAAATGCCGGCTCAAATTATTCCTATTACGACAAAAAGAATCATTGCACATGGATGGTTGACCAGCCATACAGCAGAGGAAGCTGGGGTTATACTTCGGGTAAAAGATACCGTGCAGGCAGTCGGCCGGCATCCCAGCGTGAAATCAGCTGTACAGCGGATGAGCCTTTATATCAAACACAACAAATTGATCCCGGCTCCTACCGTTTTGATGTTCCAGATGGTACATATGAAGTGAGCCTTTATTTTGCAGAACTCTTATCGGAGGCCCAAATGCAGAAATCATTATATAACCTAACAGCAGATGCAACCGTTGATAAAGCAGTGAAAAGAATTTTTAATGTAGATATCAATGGCTATCCCTTTCTTCGAAATTTAAATCTGAAAGAACAATATGGCGAAGCAGTGGCAGTACCCTTTAAGTACATCATTGACATAAGAGATAGCGAAGGGATTGAAATTAAATTCAGTGCTTTGGCTGGTGTACCTGTAATCAATGCTTTATCAGTTGTAAGAATAAAATAG
- a CDS encoding DUF5703 domain-containing protein, translating into MNWIILHEKMNLKLIYVKLTKNRIIRGGGTFVRVQFIALILFSCYSAQLKSQSVLPKSYQVVWETPSKNALGSMPLSGRKGAGANVWVQDNSVWVYLSHNGAYDEQGRLLKLGCLRITPQEIHLGKPGFKQILDIETGTIRILQGDFKMSLWFAGETLIYEASANQPITMKVAYGSWREKQKDSLRLDMNRFTTVTADNIVPLRKSLLFYHRNEDFSVDIIKKAGLQGIPANAVNDATTKRIFGGILCLDNAVGMPLPEEVQWQNWKGKAWHYTSIKSKKHVVTLHLGGSLNSNTKQWEQQASSLLSAPSRTKARELELKYWKQFWNRSHVVINPNKTLKDTAFVIGRNYQLFRYMLACNRDGELPLLFNGGIFTVDNFPGGITGNNGGDLPIYQKGESTPDFRRWMFCSFMSQNQRWLGWPAIVNGDIDLLSPSISFYRDRSKTAAARAKTINAAGVVYPEPLDIWGLCSSGVAPGPDGLTTAPHLRYHFSMMLEHAWMALQAHNQLGIPIKDDLNWIKGVVLFYDSFYRQEYKKRTGQELNDSGKLVIYPSCGLEFLEGATNPIEVVSGLIRITDALITLSEINAADKKELLRIQASLPPLPEGIRDGKRSLLPAVSWEKEYNMWEPIEMYAYWPYRMVGVTKPSTLSLARDTWLTIPENRAKFCKQDYSWMANVANMAALGWPDEAKKRAIYKLSNMVAPQARFSAFFGPGHDWLPDHNWGGAGLVGVQEMLMAADPYGDDKIYLLPAWPKEWDVDFKLCAPQNTIVEVSVRKGKIVSLNVSPKSREKDVIIAEGFR; encoded by the coding sequence ATGAACTGGATAATACTGCATGAAAAAATGAACCTAAAATTAATATATGTTAAACTAACAAAAAATAGAATAATACGTGGGGGAGGTACTTTTGTAAGAGTTCAATTTATAGCCCTTATTTTATTCAGTTGTTATAGTGCTCAATTAAAATCACAAAGTGTGCTTCCAAAATCGTATCAGGTAGTTTGGGAAACACCATCGAAAAATGCTTTAGGTTCTATGCCTTTATCTGGAAGAAAGGGAGCCGGTGCAAATGTATGGGTGCAGGATAATTCGGTATGGGTTTATCTTTCACATAATGGTGCTTATGACGAACAGGGCAGGCTTTTAAAACTAGGATGCCTTCGTATAACACCACAGGAAATTCATCTTGGTAAACCTGGTTTTAAGCAAATTCTTGATATTGAAACTGGTACTATTCGAATTTTGCAGGGTGATTTCAAGATGTCATTATGGTTTGCGGGTGAAACTCTTATTTACGAGGCATCGGCAAACCAACCTATTACTATGAAAGTGGCATACGGAAGCTGGCGTGAAAAACAAAAGGATAGTTTGCGTTTAGATATGAATCGCTTTACTACGGTTACTGCAGACAATATTGTACCACTAAGAAAGTCCTTGCTCTTTTATCACCGAAATGAAGATTTTTCTGTTGATATTATAAAGAAGGCTGGCTTGCAGGGTATTCCTGCCAATGCAGTTAACGACGCAACTACAAAAAGAATTTTTGGAGGAATTCTGTGTTTGGATAATGCTGTCGGGATGCCATTACCAGAGGAGGTACAATGGCAAAATTGGAAGGGTAAAGCATGGCACTATACAAGTATAAAAAGCAAGAAACATGTGGTAACACTGCATTTGGGGGGAAGCCTTAATTCAAATACAAAGCAATGGGAGCAACAGGCAAGTTCGTTATTGTCAGCGCCTAGTCGAACAAAGGCGAGGGAACTCGAATTGAAATACTGGAAACAATTTTGGAATCGTTCGCATGTAGTTATTAATCCAAATAAAACCTTAAAGGATACCGCTTTTGTTATTGGTCGCAATTATCAGTTGTTTCGCTATATGCTTGCCTGCAACAGGGATGGTGAATTGCCGTTGCTTTTCAATGGGGGTATATTTACTGTAGATAATTTTCCTGGAGGAATTACAGGTAATAATGGAGGTGACTTGCCCATTTATCAAAAAGGAGAAAGCACTCCGGATTTTCGCAGATGGATGTTTTGTTCTTTTATGTCGCAAAATCAGCGTTGGCTTGGTTGGCCTGCAATTGTAAATGGCGATATCGATTTGTTATCGCCTTCTATCTCTTTTTACCGTGATCGTTCAAAAACTGCGGCTGCCCGCGCAAAAACAATTAATGCTGCTGGAGTAGTTTATCCAGAGCCACTTGATATCTGGGGATTGTGCAGTTCGGGGGTTGCTCCGGGACCTGATGGTTTAACGACAGCCCCACATTTGAGATACCATTTCTCAATGATGTTAGAACATGCATGGATGGCATTACAAGCACATAACCAATTGGGTATTCCAATTAAAGATGATTTAAACTGGATTAAAGGGGTAGTGCTTTTTTATGATAGTTTTTATAGACAAGAGTATAAAAAAAGGACAGGACAGGAATTAAACGATAGCGGGAAACTTGTTATTTATCCTTCATGTGGACTGGAATTTCTAGAGGGAGCTACCAATCCTATTGAAGTAGTAAGTGGTCTTATCCGTATAACAGATGCTTTGATTACCCTTTCCGAAATAAATGCTGCTGACAAAAAAGAATTGCTTCGTATACAAGCTTCGTTACCTCCATTACCGGAGGGTATCAGGGATGGCAAAAGATCGCTTTTACCTGCGGTGAGTTGGGAAAAGGAATATAATATGTGGGAGCCCATTGAAATGTATGCTTATTGGCCTTACCGCATGGTTGGGGTAACAAAACCATCAACACTTTCCCTTGCCAGGGATACATGGTTGACGATACCTGAAAATAGAGCTAAATTCTGCAAACAGGATTACTCATGGATGGCAAATGTAGCCAATATGGCCGCCTTGGGATGGCCAGACGAAGCAAAAAAAAGAGCTATATATAAGTTGTCAAATATGGTTGCACCACAAGCACGTTTTTCTGCATTCTTCGGGCCGGGTCACGATTGGTTGCCCGATCATAACTGGGGTGGGGCTGGTCTTGTCGGAGTGCAGGAAATGTTGATGGCTGCAGACCCATATGGTGATGACAAAATTTACTTATTGCCAGCATGGCCAAAAGAATGGGATGTTGATTTTAAACTTTGTGCTCCACAAAATACTATTGTTGAAGTATCTGTGCGTAAAGGAAAAATTGTTTCATTGAATGTTAGTCCGAAATCTAGAGAAAAGGATGTGATAATTGCAGAGGGATTTCGGTAA